In a single window of the Palaemon carinicauda isolate YSFRI2023 chromosome 10, ASM3689809v2, whole genome shotgun sequence genome:
- the LOC137648572 gene encoding uncharacterized protein has protein sequence MVTKAVAQHQEHNHPRTRENQPGIIKPHPHHPFPVLPRLPPNHPLPFLPWPPSRHQLLPGPPPHHPLPILPRLPPNHPFPPLPWPPSHHPLLPWPPPYHQLPVLSPPPSCPSSANSSPPTSSPSSANSSPPTSCPSSANSSPPTSSPSSANSSPPTSSPSSANSSPPTSCPSSANSSPPTSCPSSANSSPPTSCPSSANYSPPTSCSSSANSSPPTPSPSSANSSPATSCTSSADSSPPTSCSFSANSSPPIPCSSSATSSPPTSCSFLTTPSTSCSYSATSSPPTSRSSSATSSPPNSRSSSATSSPPTSSSATSSPPNSSSATSSPPTSSSSSATTLPPTSPSSLVTTSPSTSYSSKAVGVNDLRCQDTRKSQ, from the exons atggttacaaaagcggtcgctcaacACCAAGAGCATAACCACCCGAGGACCAGggaaaaccaaccaggaattattaag CCACATCCGCACCACCCATTTCCAGTTCTTCCTCGGCTACCACCTAACCACCCACTTCCTTTTCTTCCTTGGCCACCATCTCGCCACCAACTTCTTCCTGGGCCACCTCCTCACCACCCACTTCCCATTCTTCCTCGGCTACCACCTAACCACCCATTTCCTCCTCTTCCTTGGCCACCATCTCACCACCCACTTCTTCCTTGGCCACCTCCTTACCACCAACTTCCTGTCCTTTCTCCGCCACCTTCCTGTCCTTCCTCGGCCAACTCCTCACCACCAACTTCCTCTCCTTCCTCGGCCAACTCCTCACCACCAACTTCCTGTCCTTCCTCGGCCAACTCCTCACCACCAACTTCCAGTCCTTCCTCGGCCAACTCCTCACCACCAACTTCCAGTCCTTCCTCGGCCAACTCCTCACCACCAACTTCCTGTCCTTCCTCGGCCAACTCCTCACCACCAACTTCCTGTCCTTCTTCGGCCAACTCCTCACCACCAACTTCCTGTCCTTCCTCGGCCAACTACTCACCACCAACTTCCTGTTCTTCCTCGGCCAACTCCTCACCACCAACTCCCAGTCCTTCCTCGGCCAACTCCTCACCAGCAACTTCCTGTACTTCCTCGGCCGACTCCTCACCACCAACTTCCTGTTCTTTCTCGGCCAACTCCTCACCACCCATACCCTGTTCTTCCTCGGCCACCTCCTCACCACCCACATCCTGTTCTTTCTTGACCACACCATCCACATCCTGTTCTTACTCGGCCACCTCCTCACCACCCACTTCACGTTCTTCCTCG GCTACCTCTTCACCACCCAATTCCCGTTCTTCCTCGGCCACCTCCTCACCACCcacttcttcttcagccacctcctcaccacccaattcttcttcagccacctcctcaCCACccacttcctcttcttcttcagccACCACTTTACCACCTACTTCCCCTTCTTCCTTGGTTACCACCTCGCCATCCACTTCCTATTCTTCCAAGgccgtcggcgtcaatgaccttagatgtcaggataccagaaaatctcaataa